TTTTTCTGGCATGAAATAGAGGCGTTTTGATCCGGCTGTGATAAATGCCGATGAATCAAAGGTGTCTGCCCCCATATACACCATGAGAGGGATCATGGCTGGCCCTCCCAGGCCAAAAACATGAAGAGGCCGATCGCCGATTCGTCGCCGTACGGCATGGATGATATCTATGATCTCGTGATATCTGGAGCGTTTGGGGACACAGCCACCGATCGCAAAACCGTCAAAATTACCCTTTTTCATCAGGTAATCGATGGTGTTCACCATCATTGTGGGATCGTTCCCCTGGAGTGATGCATAGATGAGCATATCTTCACGCTCTCGGTTCTCAAGGGCAATGAGTGCATTTTTAACGGACTTCTTGACGAAATCTGCATGATTCTGGTTGTAGATGCAATCCTCCGTGAACGTTGGCAAATCCAGTGTCGCAGCAATATCGGCGCCGACCATCTCCTGAACCCGAAGTATTTTAATGGGGTCGAGAGTGATGTTGCGGCTCTTCTGCTGGAAACCTCCACTATCGACAAAGAAAACCCCATTTTCTGAAAATTTTTTATGAAGCCCACCATTTCGCATTTTTTCATACAACGGACTGGAAAGAATGGAATACGCATTGATCATCATCGTATTCATTTCGGGAATGTTTTCCCAGTATCGGGGTGTATTCCCCTCAGCACTTTTTCCTCCGTTATGTACAGGAAAGAAGGCCGGTGTTTCAAGTTCTCGTGTGGCTGTTTGAATAATTTTGAGTTGCGTCATGTCATTCAATAATTAGTCTACCAAATAGGTAGACTACTCATATGTATAAGTAATTTTTCCTCGATATTGAACATAGGAATGGCCCAATCAATCCCCAAACACCTCCTTGAGAAATTTTCCCTGCTCTATTTCGTAAAAAAAGGTGGAAGCTTCACGCATAAAGATGCTCAAACGATACTGAGAATATCAAAGTCTTATGCTGGTCAGGTGCTTCCGATTCTTGTAAAGTCCGGGTGGATCATTTCTCATCGATTAGGTGATGACCGCCGTAAGAAGGTGTATGAGTTCAAAAATCCACATATAATCATTGAGGAGATCGGTCAGGAATTGAATCTGAAAGCTACCTTTGAAAAACATAATAAAAAGAATTTTGGGCCTTAATTTTGCAGACTGATCTGAATATACTGATTTAAATCGAGATCAGAGGCTACGGGGCATGGGCGCTATGACCCGTCCGTTCTGCAACCCCAGTACATGACATAAAACATGCAGAGCCACTTCTCAGGCAGTGCCGGCGGAAGATCCTGCCTTGTGTCCCACCTACTCTGCCCCCGTTGCGATCCCCGGCAGATCGCCGCCGAAGAGTTCACGGGCCCGGGATAGGGTGATCTTCTTCTCATTCAGCGCCCGCAGGATGAGAAGGTGCATATATGTGGGCG
Above is a window of Methanofollis tationis DNA encoding:
- a CDS encoding tRNA-guanine transglycosylase, with the translated sequence MTQLKIIQTATRELETPAFFPVHNGGKSAEGNTPRYWENIPEMNTMMINAYSILSSPLYEKMRNGGLHKKFSENGVFFVDSGGFQQKSRNITLDPIKILRVQEMVGADIAATLDLPTFTEDCIYNQNHADFVKKSVKNALIALENREREDMLIYASLQGNDPTMMVNTIDYLMKKGNFDGFAIGGCVPKRSRYHEIIDIIHAVRRRIGDRPLHVFGLGGPAMIPLMVYMGADTFDSSAFITAGSKRLYFMPEKGTIEFSDIPETLYLPCVCPICSKHTYNEVRSERKLIAMHNLWMITHELRKLKVALEENEVERYLEKRLRHNPAVYDAFRYAKAKKRGLV
- a CDS encoding MarR family transcriptional regulator yields the protein MAQSIPKHLLEKFSLLYFVKKGGSFTHKDAQTILRISKSYAGQVLPILVKSGWIISHRLGDDRRKKVYEFKNPHIIIEEIGQELNLKATFEKHNKKNFGP